In Glycine soja cultivar W05 unplaced genomic scaffold, ASM419377v2 tig00104483_1_pilon, whole genome shotgun sequence, the following are encoded in one genomic region:
- the LOC114404534 gene encoding chromatin modification-related protein EAF1 B-like → MQNDNQPLVPVHNSHGIALSQICPNNLNGNVLTPLDLCDTNQTSPDVLSLGYQGSLAGGLPMSNHSSVSSVHPSAGLNSSLPSSSDIGLSNNLTSSGPLAAPARDSRYGVSRTPPLSVDEQKRIQQYNQMISSRNMPQSTMSVPGSLSGSDLGGVRMLPGGNGMGMLGWD, encoded by the exons ATGCAGAATGATAACCAACCATTAGTACCTGTCCATAATTCACACGGGATTGCTCTTTCCCAAATCTGCCCGAACAACTTGAATGGAAATGTTTTGAC GCCACTTGATCTTTGTGATACAAATCAAACAAGCCCAGATGTCCTGTCTCTTGGGTATCAAGGCTCTCTTGCTGGTGGTTTACCAATGTCAAATCATAGTTCTGTTTCATCTGTGCATCCTTCAGCTGGGCTAAATTCATCACTTCCATCATCTTCTGATATTGGTCTTAGCAATAACTTAACATCATCTGGTCCATTGGCAGCCCCTGCCAG GGATAGTAGATATGGAGTTTCACGAACTCCACCTTTATCAGTTGACGAACAGAAGAGAATACAACAATATAATCAGATGATATCTAGCAGAAACATGCCGCAATCTACCATGTCTGTTCCTGGATCTCTTTCAGGAAGTGATCTTGGTGGTGTGCGAATGTTGCCTGGTGGAAATGGTATGGGCATGTTGGGGTGGGATTAA
- the LOC114404528 gene encoding probable sulfate transporter 3.4 translates to LIYTPTTILASVILSALPGLIDLSEAYKIWKVDKIDFLACAGAFFGVLFASVEIGLLAAGTQRFLQRLELYASVVMGLEAPALVNGQNLAITYNVFLGNHTVLSNIKYFMLIKHININIHNILM, encoded by the exons ttaatttatactccAACAACTATTCTTGCTTCTGTGATTCTCTCTGCCCTACCAGGACTCATTGACCTCAGTGAAGCTTACAAAATTTGGAAGGTTGATAAGATAGACTTTCTTGCATGCGCTGGAGCATTCTTTGGAGTACTGTTTGCATCTGTGGAGATTGGTCTACTTGCTGCG GGTACTCAAAGATTTTTGCAACGCTTGGAGTTGTATGCAAGTGTTGTGATGGGGTTGGAGGCGCCTGCACTAGTAAATGGACAGAATCTTGCAATAACCTACAATGTTTTCCTTGGAAATCACACTGTACTAagcaacattaaatattttatgctaattaaacatataaatataaatatacacaACATTTTAATGTAA
- the LOC114404529 gene encoding sulfate transporter 2.1-like, whose protein sequence is MASSAMETCKSEDLHMQVDIEKNAKDIRSQWVLNAHEPPSPWRVVADSVSKTISHYKHKLSSLIDQPCTTLLLSVLQVVFPILAWGRNYTATKFRKDLLAGLTIASLCIPQSIGYATLAHLDPQYGLYTSVVPPLIYAVMGTSREIAIGPVAVVSLLLSSMMEKLVDPATDPVGYTKLILLATLFAGIFQTSFGLLRLGFLVDFLSHAAIGKRKKKLFWLASISPLVSVVVSTLIVFITRADKNGVKIVKHVKGGLNPSSIHQLDFNNPYIGEVAKIGLVVAVVALTVSNQL, encoded by the exons ATGGCTTCTTCAGCTATGGAAACCTGCAAATCAGAGGATTTGCACATGCAGGTTGACATTGAGAAGAACGCGAAGGATATAAGGTCTCAGTGGGTGCTTAACGCTCATGAGCCCCCAAGTCCATGGCGTGTGGTTGCAGATTCTGTGAGCAAAACTATCTCCCACTATAAACATAAACTTTCCTCTCTCATAGATCAACCCTGCACCACACTCCTCCTTTCAGTTCTGCAGGTGGTTTTTCCAATTCTTGCTTGGGGCAGAAACTACACTGCTACTAAGTTCAGGAAAGATCTTCTTGCAGGTCTCACTATTGCTAGTCTTTGTATTCCCCAG AGCATTGGGTATGCCACCTTGGCACATCTTGATCCTCAATATGGCCTTT atacaAGTGTGGTACCACCACTTATCTATGCTGTAATGGGAACCTCGAGGGAGATAGCAATTGGTCCAGTGGCAGTGGTTTCTCTTTTGTTATCCTCAATGATGGAGAAATTAGTAGACCCTGCTACTGATCCAGTGGGTTATACAAAGCTGATTTTGCTTGCTACTCTCTTTGCTGGTATCTTTCAGACTTCCTTCGGACTCCTCAG ACTTGGGTTCCTTGTGGATTTCCTATCCCATGCTGCAATA ggtaaaaggaagaagaaactaTTCTGGTTGGCATCAATCTCTCCTCTTGTATCTGTTGTTGTGTCAACTCTAATTGTGTTTATCACAAGAGCTGATAAAAATGGAGTTAAAATTGTGAAACATgtaaaaggggggttgaatccAAGCTCCATCCATCAGTTAGACTTCAACAACCCCTACATTGGAGAAGTGGCCAAAATTGGACTAGTGGTTGCTGTCGTTGCCCTTACTGTGAGTaaccaattataa